A section of the Macadamia integrifolia cultivar HAES 741 chromosome 9, SCU_Mint_v3, whole genome shotgun sequence genome encodes:
- the LOC122088544 gene encoding pentatricopeptide repeat-containing protein At4g19191, mitochondrial-like isoform X1, whose product MRPTLRLTCLFDCLPSKFRQVRNTTQTQPLSSLSSLLDFCGKIEFLQQIHARFILYGLHQNPHLTSKLIDNYANIGRLDLSQLVFSSIKEPNSLLYSTILTNLCELGKYEKTLILYKEMIMNSMYPDERTYPFVVKSCFHLSDIEYGRKVHGHVVKLGFNSDVPVSIALVDLYKKCGETGDAQEFDRISVKDLSYWNSLIYGSFQNGNPENCFLLFERMRLEGLEPDSVTVVNLLRSSVDLNSLEAGRFVHALVVLSNLGGDLTVNTALLTMYSKLGSMETARLLFEKMPEKDCVVWNLMISAYSRNGCPVKALKLLIQMGTLGIRADLFTAIAAISSIADFKSLQWGKQIHAHVIRNGLDYQVSVHNSLIEMYGKCENVESARKIFDLLLNKSVISWSSMIKGYVNHGQYVDALSFFIKMRIEGINVDSITVINILPACVNAGALETLQYLHGYSIKHGLNLVVSVVTAFLINYAKCGCIEMAQKLFSEEKIDSKDIVSWNSMISAYSKHGNWSQCFELYRQLKDMKLRPDRVTFLGLLTACVNSGFVKEGWECFKEMTETYGCQPNQEHYGCMVDLLGRAGHIKEALELIRTMPIDPDARVWGPLLSACKMHSETRVAEFAAKKLIAMEPKNAGNYILLSNIYAAAGKWEGVAKMRAVLRDRGLKKTPGCSWLEINGSVHEFRVADQSHLKSLDIYNILRNLELEIKFDIDKNLDFESCALHKV is encoded by the coding sequence ATGCGACCGACTCTGCGGTTGACATGTCTCTTTGACTGCCTCCCATCCAAATTCAGACAAGTTCGCAACACCACACAAACCCAACCTCTGAGCTCTCTGTCTTCTCTCTTAGATTTCTGTGGCAAGATAGAATTCCTTCAGCAAATTCATGCCAGATTTATCCTTTATGGACTACATCAAAACCCACACCTCACTTCCAAACTGATTGACAACTATGCTAATATTGGCCGTCTCGATCTCTCCCAACTAGTCTTCAGTTCTATAAAAGAACCCAATTCTCTTCTCTATAGCACGATCCTCACAAATCTTTGTGAGCTTGGGAAATATGAGAAAACCCTTATTCTTTACAAGGAAATGATTATGAACTCCATGTACCCTGATGAACGAACTTACCCTTTTGTTGTGAAATCTTGTTTCCATCTGTCAGATATTGAATATGGGAGGAAAGTCCATGGTCATGTggttaaattagggtttaattCAGATGTTCCTGTTAGTATTGCTTTGGTAGATCTGTACAAGAAGTGTGGTGAAACTGGGGATGCACAGGAATTCGATAGAATCTCTGTCAAGGATTTGAGTTACTGGAATTCTTTGATTTATGGCTCTTTTCAAAATGGAAATCCTGAAAactgttttctcctttttgagAGAATGCGACTTGAAGGACTTGAACCTGATTCAGTTACTGTAGTTAATCTTTTGAGATCTAGTGTTGATTTGAACTCTTTGGAAGCGGGAAGATTTGTTCATGCTTTGGTTGTTTTGAGCAATTTGGGAGGAGATTTAACTGTGAATACTGCACTTTTAACAATGTATTCCAAATTAGGAAGTATGGAAACTGCAAGATTATTGTTTGAGAAAATGCCTGAAAAGGATTGTGTTGTATGGAACTTAATGATCTCGGCTTATTCTCGAAATGGGTGTCCAGTGAAAGCTCTGAAACTGCTTATTCAGATGGGAACACTAGGCATCAGAGCTGATTTGTTCACTGCTATTGCTGCTATTTCATCTATTGCAGACTTTAAGTCCCTTCAGTGGGGTAAGCAGATCCATGCTCATGTGATTAGGAATGGTTTGGATTATCAAGTATCTGTGCATAATTCTTTGATTGAGATGTATGGTAAATGTGAGAATGTGGAATCTGCAAGGAAGATCTTTGATTTGTTGTTGAACAAGTCTGTTATTTCCTGGAGTTCAATGATCAAAGGATATGTCAACCATGGTCAGTATGTTGATGCTTTGTCTTTCTTCATCAAAATGAGAATCGAAGGAATCAATGTGGATTCAATTACAGTAATTAATATCTTACCTGCATGTGTAAATGCAGGAGCATTAGAAACTCTACAGTACCTTCATGGGTACTCCATAAAACATGGTTTAAACTTGGTGGTCTCTGTGGTTACAGCATTTCTCATCAACTACGCAAAATGTGGGTGTATAGAGATGGCACAAAAGCTTTTCAGTGAAGAAAAAATTGACTCCAAGGATATAGTATCATGGAACTCTATGATCAGTGCATATTCTAAGCATGGGAATTGGTCTCAATGTTTTGAACTGTATAGGCAGCTAAAAGATATGAAACTAAGGCCAGACCGAGTAACTTTTCTTGGGCTGTTAACTGCCTGTGTTAATTCAGGCTTTGTGAAAGAGGGTTGGGAATGTTTCAAAGAGATGACGGAGACCTATGGGTGTCAGCCCAATCAAGAACATTATGGTTGTATGGTGGATCTTCTTGGGCGTGCAGGGCATATCAAAGAAGCTTTAGAGCTTATAAGAACAATGCCAATCGATCCAGATGCACGGGTCTGGGGCCCATTGCTGAGTGCCTGTAAGATGCACTCTGAGACTAGAGTGGCAGAGTTTGCTGCCAAAAAGCTAATAGCTATGGAGCCTAAAAATGCTGGGAACTATATTTTGCTCTCTAACATATATGCTGCGGCAGGAAAATGGGAGGGGGTTGCTAAGATGAGGGCTGTGCTTAGAGATAGAGGTTTGAAGAAGACTCCTGGATGTAGCTGGCTGGAGATAAATGGAAGCGTACATGAATTTCGTGTTGCAGATCAGTCCCATCTAAAGTCACTGGATATATACAACATATTAAGAAATTTAGAACTGGAGATCAAATTTGATATAGATAAGAATTTGGACTTTGAATCATGCGCCTTACACAAAGTGTGA
- the LOC122088544 gene encoding pentatricopeptide repeat-containing protein At4g19191, mitochondrial-like isoform X2 has product MRPTLRLTCLFDCLPSKFRQVRNTTQTQPLSSLSSLLDFCGKIEFLQQIHARFILYGLHQNPHLTSKLIDNYANIGRLDLSQLVFSSIKEPNSLLYSTILTNLCELGKYEKTLILYKEMIMNSMYPDERTYPFVVKSCFHLSDIEYGRKVHGHVVKLGFNSDVPVSIALVDLYKKCGETGDAQEFDRISVKDLSYWNSLIYGSFQNGNPENCFLLFERMRLEGLEPDSVTVVNLLRSSVDLNSLEAGRFVHALVVLSNLGGDLTVNTALLTMYSKLGSMETARLLFEKMPEKDCVVWNLMISAYSRNGCPVKALKLLIQMGTLGIRADLFTAIAAISSIADFKSLQWGKQIHAHVIRNGLDYQVSVHNSLIEMYGKCENVESARKIFDLLLNKSVISWSSMIKGYVNHGALETLQYLHGYSIKHGLNLVVSVVTAFLINYAKCGCIEMAQKLFSEEKIDSKDIVSWNSMISAYSKHGNWSQCFELYRQLKDMKLRPDRVTFLGLLTACVNSGFVKEGWECFKEMTETYGCQPNQEHYGCMVDLLGRAGHIKEALELIRTMPIDPDARVWGPLLSACKMHSETRVAEFAAKKLIAMEPKNAGNYILLSNIYAAAGKWEGVAKMRAVLRDRGLKKTPGCSWLEINGSVHEFRVADQSHLKSLDIYNILRNLELEIKFDIDKNLDFESCALHKV; this is encoded by the exons ATGCGACCGACTCTGCGGTTGACATGTCTCTTTGACTGCCTCCCATCCAAATTCAGACAAGTTCGCAACACCACACAAACCCAACCTCTGAGCTCTCTGTCTTCTCTCTTAGATTTCTGTGGCAAGATAGAATTCCTTCAGCAAATTCATGCCAGATTTATCCTTTATGGACTACATCAAAACCCACACCTCACTTCCAAACTGATTGACAACTATGCTAATATTGGCCGTCTCGATCTCTCCCAACTAGTCTTCAGTTCTATAAAAGAACCCAATTCTCTTCTCTATAGCACGATCCTCACAAATCTTTGTGAGCTTGGGAAATATGAGAAAACCCTTATTCTTTACAAGGAAATGATTATGAACTCCATGTACCCTGATGAACGAACTTACCCTTTTGTTGTGAAATCTTGTTTCCATCTGTCAGATATTGAATATGGGAGGAAAGTCCATGGTCATGTggttaaattagggtttaattCAGATGTTCCTGTTAGTATTGCTTTGGTAGATCTGTACAAGAAGTGTGGTGAAACTGGGGATGCACAGGAATTCGATAGAATCTCTGTCAAGGATTTGAGTTACTGGAATTCTTTGATTTATGGCTCTTTTCAAAATGGAAATCCTGAAAactgttttctcctttttgagAGAATGCGACTTGAAGGACTTGAACCTGATTCAGTTACTGTAGTTAATCTTTTGAGATCTAGTGTTGATTTGAACTCTTTGGAAGCGGGAAGATTTGTTCATGCTTTGGTTGTTTTGAGCAATTTGGGAGGAGATTTAACTGTGAATACTGCACTTTTAACAATGTATTCCAAATTAGGAAGTATGGAAACTGCAAGATTATTGTTTGAGAAAATGCCTGAAAAGGATTGTGTTGTATGGAACTTAATGATCTCGGCTTATTCTCGAAATGGGTGTCCAGTGAAAGCTCTGAAACTGCTTATTCAGATGGGAACACTAGGCATCAGAGCTGATTTGTTCACTGCTATTGCTGCTATTTCATCTATTGCAGACTTTAAGTCCCTTCAGTGGGGTAAGCAGATCCATGCTCATGTGATTAGGAATGGTTTGGATTATCAAGTATCTGTGCATAATTCTTTGATTGAGATGTATGGTAAATGTGAGAATGTGGAATCTGCAAGGAAGATCTTTGATTTGTTGTTGAACAAGTCTGTTATTTCCTGGAGTTCAATGATCAAAGGATATGTCAACCATG GAGCATTAGAAACTCTACAGTACCTTCATGGGTACTCCATAAAACATGGTTTAAACTTGGTGGTCTCTGTGGTTACAGCATTTCTCATCAACTACGCAAAATGTGGGTGTATAGAGATGGCACAAAAGCTTTTCAGTGAAGAAAAAATTGACTCCAAGGATATAGTATCATGGAACTCTATGATCAGTGCATATTCTAAGCATGGGAATTGGTCTCAATGTTTTGAACTGTATAGGCAGCTAAAAGATATGAAACTAAGGCCAGACCGAGTAACTTTTCTTGGGCTGTTAACTGCCTGTGTTAATTCAGGCTTTGTGAAAGAGGGTTGGGAATGTTTCAAAGAGATGACGGAGACCTATGGGTGTCAGCCCAATCAAGAACATTATGGTTGTATGGTGGATCTTCTTGGGCGTGCAGGGCATATCAAAGAAGCTTTAGAGCTTATAAGAACAATGCCAATCGATCCAGATGCACGGGTCTGGGGCCCATTGCTGAGTGCCTGTAAGATGCACTCTGAGACTAGAGTGGCAGAGTTTGCTGCCAAAAAGCTAATAGCTATGGAGCCTAAAAATGCTGGGAACTATATTTTGCTCTCTAACATATATGCTGCGGCAGGAAAATGGGAGGGGGTTGCTAAGATGAGGGCTGTGCTTAGAGATAGAGGTTTGAAGAAGACTCCTGGATGTAGCTGGCTGGAGATAAATGGAAGCGTACATGAATTTCGTGTTGCAGATCAGTCCCATCTAAAGTCACTGGATATATACAACATATTAAGAAATTTAGAACTGGAGATCAAATTTGATATAGATAAGAATTTGGACTTTGAATCATGCGCCTTACACAAAGTGTGA